One region of Gossypium raimondii isolate GPD5lz chromosome 6, ASM2569854v1, whole genome shotgun sequence genomic DNA includes:
- the LOC105772403 gene encoding cysteine-rich receptor-like protein kinase 25 isoform X1, with product MSLFFFFFLLLLSLFSFTIEAQQQTYLFHYCPNTTIFSPNSTYKTNLDRLLISLTSNATAGSFFHNTTTGKHNSGIVYGLFLCRGDVSTKGCQDCVSTATKDVIQRCPVEKTAVIWYDNCLIHYSNQSIFSTPAMVPKFYLINTANVSNQERFNQILATTMNDGAALALNDTLPLKKFATSEANVSRFQTLYSLLQCTPDLTTSDCNTCLRGAIADLPNCCDGKQGGRVLTPSCSIRYELYPFYNQTAVSVSAPPPPLTPPPAITPGKSKNTLQGKSKNTLPIIIAIIAPIAVSVLLLFLGCCLLKRRARKKYKAVEEENEKDDISAIETLQYDFSTIEVATNNFSYSNKLGEGGFGEVYKATLPNGQEIAVKRLSRSSGQGIEEFKNEALLVAKLQHRNLVRLLGFCLEREEKILIYEFVPNKSLDCFLFDPEKQAQLDWSTRYKIMVGVARGMLYLHEDSRLKIIHRDLKVSNILLDSDMNPKISDFGMARIFGVDQTQGTTKRVVGTYGYMSPEYAMHGQFSVKSDVFSFGVLVLEIVSGKRNSSFYRTDAADDLISYAWKQWKSGTPLELLDTVLKDNYSRNEVIRCIQIGLLCVQEDPAERPTMATIAMMLNSYSVTLPVPNEPAFFRNSRTEGKMPNVGFESDQSTSRSTPWSINEVSITELDPR from the exons ATGTCTctgttcttcttctttttcttgttgttACTGTCCTTGTTTAGCTTCACCATTGAAGCTCAACAACAAACTTATCTCTTTCATTACTGTCCAAACACCACCATTTTCTCACCAAACAGCACTTACAAAACCAATCTCGACCGCTTGCTCATTTCCCTTACTTCCAACGCCACCGCCGGTAGTTTTTTCCACAACACAACCACCGGAAAACACAACTCCGGCATCGTCTACGGTTTATTTCTTTGCAGAGGCGATGTTTCAACCAAAGGGTGTCAAGATTGTGTTTCAACAGCTACTAAAGACGTCATTCAACGTTGCCCCGTCGAGAAAACCGCCGTCATTTGGTACGATAATTGCCTTATTCATTACTCCAATCAATCAATCTTTTCAACTCCGGCGATGGTACCGAAGTTTTATTTGATAAACACGGCGAATGTATCGAACCAAGAACGGTTCAACCAGATATTGGCCACCACGATGAACGACGGAGCCGCCTTGGCTTTGAATGATACGTTGCCGTTGAAGAAGTTTGCGACCAGTGAAGCTAATGTTTCGAGGTTTCAAACATTGTATAGTCTTTTACAGTGTACACCCGACCTGACAACCTCGGATTGTAACACGTGTTTGAGAGGAGCTATTGCTGATTTGCCTAATTGTTGCGATGGGAAACAAGGGGGAAGAGTGTTGACACCGAGTTGTAGCATTAGATATGAACTTTACCCTTTTTATAACCAAACAGCTGTTTCAGTTTCAGCTCCACCACCTCCATTAACTCCTCCTCCTGCAATAACTCCAG GAAAAAGCAAGAACACATTGCAAGGAAAAAGCAAGAACACATTGCCAATAATTATTGCAATTATTGCTCCAATTGCGGTCTCTGTTCTTCTCTTGTTCTTGGGTTGTTGTTTACTAAAAAGGAGAGCAAGGAAGAAGTACAAAGCtgtagaagaagaaaatg AAAAAGATGATATATCCGCAATTGAGACCTTGCAATATGATTTTAGCACTATAGAAGTTGCCACAAACAACTTCTCATATAGCAACAAGCTAGGTGAAGGTGGTTTCGGCGAAGTATACAAG GCCACCCTTCCTAATGGACAAGAAATAGCTGTTAAAAGGCTATCAAGAAGTTCAGGGCAAGGTattgaagaatttaaaaatgaagCTCTATTAGTTGCCAAGCTTCAACATAGAAATCTAGTGCGGCTATTGGGATTTTGCTtggaaagagaagaaaagataCTAATTTATGAGTTTGTCCCTAACAAGAGCTTGGATTGCTTTCTTTTTG aTCCTGAGAAACAAGCACAATTGGATTGGTCTACACGATACAAGATCATGGTAGGAGTTGCTCGAGGAATGCTTTATCTACACGAAGACTCTCGACTTAAAATCATACACCGTGATCTTAAAGTGAGCAATATATTACTGGACAGTGACATGAACCCGAAAATTTCAGATTTCGGGATGGCCAGGATTTTTGGTGTGGATCAAACCCAAGGAACTACAAAAAGAGTAGTTGGTACCTA TGGCTACATGTCACCAGAATACGCAATGCATGGGCAATTTTCTGTGAAATCGGATGTTTTTAGTTTCGGTGTTTTGGTTTTGGAGATTGTAAGTGGCAAAAGGAACAGTAGTTTCTACCGAACGGATGCCGCGGATGACCTAATTAGCTAC GCTTGGAAACAATGGAAGAGTGGGACACCATTGGAATTGTTGGACACTGTCTTGAAAGATAATTACTCGAGAAACGAAGTCATTCGATGCATTCAAATCGGGTTACTATGTGTTCAAGAAGATCCAGCTGAAAGGCCAACAATGGCTACCATTGCTATGATGCTCAACAGTTACTCTGTAACACTTCCAGTACCTAACGAACCTGCATTTTTTCGTAACTCGAGAACCGAGGGAAAGATGCCAAACGTGGGGTTTGAATCCGATCAATCGACCAGCCGATCAACGCCATGGTCGATCAATGAAGTATCGATTACGGAGTTAGATCCTCGATGA
- the LOC105772403 gene encoding cysteine-rich receptor-like protein kinase 25 isoform X2, which yields MSLFFFFFLLLLSLFSFTIEAQQQTYLFHYCPNTTIFSPNSTYKTNLDRLLISLTSNATAGSFFHNTTTGKHNSGIVYGLFLCRGDVSTKGCQDCVSTATKDVIQRCPVEKTAVIWYDNCLIHYSNQSIFSTPAMVPKFYLINTANVSNQERFNQILATTMNDGAALALNDTLPLKKFATSEANVSRFQTLYSLLQCTPDLTTSDCNTCLRGAIADLPNCCDGKQGGRVLTPSCSIRYELYPFYNQTAVSVSAPPPPLTPPPAITPGKSKNTLPIIIAIIAPIAVSVLLLFLGCCLLKRRARKKYKAVEEENEKDDISAIETLQYDFSTIEVATNNFSYSNKLGEGGFGEVYKATLPNGQEIAVKRLSRSSGQGIEEFKNEALLVAKLQHRNLVRLLGFCLEREEKILIYEFVPNKSLDCFLFDPEKQAQLDWSTRYKIMVGVARGMLYLHEDSRLKIIHRDLKVSNILLDSDMNPKISDFGMARIFGVDQTQGTTKRVVGTYGYMSPEYAMHGQFSVKSDVFSFGVLVLEIVSGKRNSSFYRTDAADDLISYAWKQWKSGTPLELLDTVLKDNYSRNEVIRCIQIGLLCVQEDPAERPTMATIAMMLNSYSVTLPVPNEPAFFRNSRTEGKMPNVGFESDQSTSRSTPWSINEVSITELDPR from the exons ATGTCTctgttcttcttctttttcttgttgttACTGTCCTTGTTTAGCTTCACCATTGAAGCTCAACAACAAACTTATCTCTTTCATTACTGTCCAAACACCACCATTTTCTCACCAAACAGCACTTACAAAACCAATCTCGACCGCTTGCTCATTTCCCTTACTTCCAACGCCACCGCCGGTAGTTTTTTCCACAACACAACCACCGGAAAACACAACTCCGGCATCGTCTACGGTTTATTTCTTTGCAGAGGCGATGTTTCAACCAAAGGGTGTCAAGATTGTGTTTCAACAGCTACTAAAGACGTCATTCAACGTTGCCCCGTCGAGAAAACCGCCGTCATTTGGTACGATAATTGCCTTATTCATTACTCCAATCAATCAATCTTTTCAACTCCGGCGATGGTACCGAAGTTTTATTTGATAAACACGGCGAATGTATCGAACCAAGAACGGTTCAACCAGATATTGGCCACCACGATGAACGACGGAGCCGCCTTGGCTTTGAATGATACGTTGCCGTTGAAGAAGTTTGCGACCAGTGAAGCTAATGTTTCGAGGTTTCAAACATTGTATAGTCTTTTACAGTGTACACCCGACCTGACAACCTCGGATTGTAACACGTGTTTGAGAGGAGCTATTGCTGATTTGCCTAATTGTTGCGATGGGAAACAAGGGGGAAGAGTGTTGACACCGAGTTGTAGCATTAGATATGAACTTTACCCTTTTTATAACCAAACAGCTGTTTCAGTTTCAGCTCCACCACCTCCATTAACTCCTCCTCCTGCAATAACTCCAG GAAAAAGCAAGAACACATTGCCAATAATTATTGCAATTATTGCTCCAATTGCGGTCTCTGTTCTTCTCTTGTTCTTGGGTTGTTGTTTACTAAAAAGGAGAGCAAGGAAGAAGTACAAAGCtgtagaagaagaaaatg AAAAAGATGATATATCCGCAATTGAGACCTTGCAATATGATTTTAGCACTATAGAAGTTGCCACAAACAACTTCTCATATAGCAACAAGCTAGGTGAAGGTGGTTTCGGCGAAGTATACAAG GCCACCCTTCCTAATGGACAAGAAATAGCTGTTAAAAGGCTATCAAGAAGTTCAGGGCAAGGTattgaagaatttaaaaatgaagCTCTATTAGTTGCCAAGCTTCAACATAGAAATCTAGTGCGGCTATTGGGATTTTGCTtggaaagagaagaaaagataCTAATTTATGAGTTTGTCCCTAACAAGAGCTTGGATTGCTTTCTTTTTG aTCCTGAGAAACAAGCACAATTGGATTGGTCTACACGATACAAGATCATGGTAGGAGTTGCTCGAGGAATGCTTTATCTACACGAAGACTCTCGACTTAAAATCATACACCGTGATCTTAAAGTGAGCAATATATTACTGGACAGTGACATGAACCCGAAAATTTCAGATTTCGGGATGGCCAGGATTTTTGGTGTGGATCAAACCCAAGGAACTACAAAAAGAGTAGTTGGTACCTA TGGCTACATGTCACCAGAATACGCAATGCATGGGCAATTTTCTGTGAAATCGGATGTTTTTAGTTTCGGTGTTTTGGTTTTGGAGATTGTAAGTGGCAAAAGGAACAGTAGTTTCTACCGAACGGATGCCGCGGATGACCTAATTAGCTAC GCTTGGAAACAATGGAAGAGTGGGACACCATTGGAATTGTTGGACACTGTCTTGAAAGATAATTACTCGAGAAACGAAGTCATTCGATGCATTCAAATCGGGTTACTATGTGTTCAAGAAGATCCAGCTGAAAGGCCAACAATGGCTACCATTGCTATGATGCTCAACAGTTACTCTGTAACACTTCCAGTACCTAACGAACCTGCATTTTTTCGTAACTCGAGAACCGAGGGAAAGATGCCAAACGTGGGGTTTGAATCCGATCAATCGACCAGCCGATCAACGCCATGGTCGATCAATGAAGTATCGATTACGGAGTTAGATCCTCGATGA
- the LOC105772402 gene encoding cysteine-rich receptor-like protein kinase 18 — protein MVMKFFITPCIHQNHHPYLKTMYLNNLVFAFFLVIILVISLTNAQTCLETGNNFTTNSPFARNRNLILTSLPANVSKDGGFFNTSIGEDGPNRVYAQALCRGDLSGEDCLVYVNFTAHQLLSSCKNQTEAFSWDGDIPCLVRYSDKSLFGVLALEPIQEAINPNAITDVASNLTLFFELWGELMEAVAKKASMGSSKLKYATGVAEEIQALMQCTPDLFESNCLTCLRTLIRRYTECCRTYQGGYVETPSCRMRWDLYTFFSPTADTVRLSLSSPPPDSIDNPLATIKDNKESISSKTIAIIVVPVIVFVAIVAAVFVLRRKTKLSKQDMNNKDNGLELESLLFQLKSVIKATNNFSHDNMLGQGGFGAVYKGRFDDGQEIAVKRLFNESGEGDDEFKNEVMLMARLQHRNLVRLKGFCLERKERLLIFEFVPNSSLDHFLFDPNKRLLIDWDTRYKIITGIARGLLYLHEDSRYRIIHRDLKASNILLDEEMNPKISDFGMARLFKADQTRDNTRRVAGTFGYMAPEYIKRGKLSLKSDVYSFGVLILEIISGDKISHFHNNGADLLTYAWRNWREGTSLNLVDEYLRGNRGSRSEMTRCIHIGLLCVQANDETRPSMNSVLLMLSDTSISMLMPSAPAFMNPNSAIIVQSETPASASPNDNNSDRFTRNEVTVSTLVPR, from the exons ATGgtcatgaaattttttataaccCCCTGTATTCACCAAAATCATCACCCTTACCTGAAAACAATGTATCTAAACAACCTGGTTTTTGCTTTCTTCCTTGTAATAATCTTAGTTATTTCTCTCACAAATGCCCAAACCTGTTTAGAAACTGGTAATAACTTCACCACCAACAGTCCCTTTGCTCGAAACCGTAACCTAATCCTCACTTCTCTCCCAGCAAACGTGTCTAAAGATGGCGGTTTCTTCAATACTTCCATTGGTGAAGACGGACCCAACAGAGTTTATGCTCAAGCACTATGTAGAGGTGATTTGTCTGGAGAAGATTGTTTGGTTTATGTCAATTTTACAGCTCATCAATTACTATCAAGTTGTAAAAACCAAACAGAAGCATTCTCATGGGATGGTGATATACCATGTCTTGTTCGATATTCAGACAAGTCTTTATTTGGTGTTTTAGCATTGGAACCTATACAAGAAGCGATTAACCCTAATGCTATTACAGATGTTGCATCGAATTTAACGTTGTTTTTTGAGCTTTGGGGTGAATTAATGGAAGCTGTGGCCAAAAAAGCTTCAATGGGATCTTCAAAGCTTAAATATGCAACTGGTGTGGCTGAGGAAATTCAAGCATTAATGCAATGTACACCGGATTTGTTCGAAAGTAATTGCTTAACTTGTTTAAGGACATTGATTCGTCGGTATACCGAGTGTTGTCGTACTTATCAAGGCGGTTACGTCGAAACGCCGAGTTGCCGTATGCGGTGGGATTTGTATACGTTCTTTTCGCCTACTGCCGATACCGTACGATTATCGCTTTCATCTCCGCCTCCTGATTCGATCGACAATCCATTAGCAACAATAAAAG ACAATAAGGAAAGCATTTCATCAAAAACTATTGCAATCATCGTCGTGCCGGTCATCGTTTTCGTAGCAATAGTTGCCGCCGTTTTCGTCCTTCGACGAAAAACGAAATTGTCAAAACAAGACATGAACA ACAAGGATAATGGTTTGGAATTGGAGTCACTTCTATTTCAATTGAAATCTGTAATAAAGGCAACAAACAATTTCTCCCATGATAACATGCTTGGACAAGGTGGATTTGGTGCTGTTTATAag gGTAGGTTTGATGACGGACAAGAGATAGCTGTGAAGAGATTATTTAATGAATCTGGAGAAGGTGATGACGAATTCAAGAACGAAGTCATGTTAATGGCAAGGCTTCAACATAGGAATTTGGTTAGGCTTAAAGGGTTTTGcttggaaagaaaagaaaggctTCTTATATTTGAGTTTGTGCCTAATTCAAGCCTCGaccattttttatttg ATCCGAACAAACGACTACTGATAGATTGGGACACAAGGTACAAAATCATAACAGGAATAGCTCGAGGATTACTTTACCTTCACGAAGATTCTCGGTATCGAATCATTCACCGTGATCTAAAGGCTTCGAACATTCTGTTAGACGAAGAAATGAATCCCAAAATTTCCGATTTCGGAATGGCAAGGTTGTTCAAAGCCGACCAGACTAGAGATAATACAAGAAGGGTTGCAGGAACATT TGGATACATGGCTCCGGAATACATAAAGCGTGGGAAGCTTTCACTTAAATCTGATGTTTACAGCTTTGGTGTGTTGATTTTGGAAATCATTAGTGGTGACAAAATCAGCCATTTCCATAACAACGGGGCGGATCTTCTTACATAT GCCTGGAGAAATTGGAGAGAAGGAACGAGTTTAAATCTGGTAGATGAGTATTTGAGGGGCAATCGTGGGTCAAGAAGCGAAATGACGAGATGCATTCATATAGGGTTGCTATGTGTTCAAGCAAATGATGAAACTAGACCGTCCATGAACTCGGTCCTTCTTATGCTTAGCGATACTTCTATATCAATGTTGATGCCATCCGCACCAGCTTTTATGAACCCCAATAGTGCCATCATTGTGCAATCAGAGACACCGGCTTCAGCATCGCCAAATGATAATAATTCAGATCGATTCACTAGAAATGAGGTTACAGTCTCTACGTTAGTTCCTAGATGA
- the LOC105772405 gene encoding NDR1/HIN1-like protein 10, protein MAAVQSEKYCQGFTKLLTIFLSILLLLLGTILLILWLSLRPHRPTFHIIDFTVPGFAQPSGFNDSRITFNVTARNTNKHNGIYYDSVAGLVFYRDQQIGWTPLMEPFLQGPKRTTMLYGKFCGVTLTVTGKRWPEFINARKQGMVVFRLQITSVIKYKIRTWDAKHHKMHVNCDVGVGPKGSILPAWKNKKCHAHFG, encoded by the coding sequence ATGGCGGCGGTCCAGTCAGAGAAGTATTGCCAGGGTTTCACCAAACTGCTTACCATATTCTTGtctattcttttacttttacttgGCACTATTTTATTGATTCTATGGCTTAGTTTACGCCCTCATCGTCCAACGTTTCATATCATCGATTTCACCGTCCCTGGTTTCGCTCAACCGTCGGGGTTCAACGATTCTCGAATAACGTTCAACGTCACCGCCCGTAACACCAACAAGCACAACGGAATCTATTACGACTCCGTGGCCGGGTTGGTCTTTTATAGGGATCAACAAATCGGGTGGACACCATTGATGGAACCCTTCTTACAAGGACCAAAGAGAACTACGATGTTGTATGGTAAATTTTGTGGGGTGACGCTGACGGTGACCGGAAAGCGTTGGCCGGAGTTCATTAATGCTAGGAAACAAGGGATGGTGGTTTTCCGGTTGCAAATAACGTCGGTGATCAAATACAAGATTAGAACATGGGATGCTAAGCACCATAAGATGCATGTCAATTGTGATGTTGGAGTTGGACCAAAAGGATCGATCTTGCCGGCTTGGAAGAACAAGAAATGTCATGCTCATTTCGGTTAA